The following are from one region of the Andrena cerasifolii isolate SP2316 chromosome 1, iyAndCera1_principal, whole genome shotgun sequence genome:
- the LOC143375466 gene encoding very long chain fatty acid elongase 4-like isoform X1, whose translation MGLLELYHYYNTEVADVRTNNWLFISSPLPTILISLAYLYFVLRCGPRYMRDKSPYSCRRFIQFYNIFQIVTNALIVYHIFEVGWYQDYFPFCVKADYSFNPKPYKIATIIWYTYILKLIDYVETGVFVLRKKNRQISFLHLYHHVSSSAIGWFITKYFSHGMSLVVPVINCSIHVIMYIYYLLASIGPNMQSHLQPIKPIITVAQMVQFVVLIGISVQAFLPSCHGIKVQAVVLIVNLIINFILFYDFYKKTYSSKKTKAK comes from the exons ATGGGATTATTAGAACTGTATCATTACTATAACACGGAAGTGGCAG ATGTACGGACAAACAATTGGCTGTTCATCAGTTCACCGTTACCGACCATACTTATCTCGCTTGCGTACTTGTACTTCGTTTTACGATGTGGTCCCAGGTACATGAGGGACAAATCACCGTACTCATGCCGCAGGTTCATTCAGTTCTACAATATCTTCCAAATCGTGACAAACGCTCTGATAGTGTACCATATATTCGAGGTTGGATGGTACCAGGACTATTTTCCCTTCTGTGTGAAGGCTGATTACTCCTTCAATCCGAAGCCGTATAAG ATAGCTACAATAATTTGGTACACGTATATCCTAAAGTTAATTGACTACGTCGAGACTGGCGTGTTTGTGCtcagaaagaaaaatcgacaaataTCGTTCCTGCACTTGTACCATCATGTTTCGTCGTCTGCAATCGGTTGGTTCATcacaaaatatttttcccatGGGATGTCTCTAGTAGTTCCGGTTATCAATTGCTCGATACACGTGATAATGTACATTTACTATCTATTGGCATCCATCGGACCGAACATGCAGTCCCACCTCCAACCAATAAAACCGATTATTACCGTAGCGCAAATG GTACAATTTGTGGTGCTGATAGGAATCTCAGTGCAGGCTTTCCTGCCTTCGTGTCATGGTATTAAAGTTCAAGCCGTTGTTCTAATAGTGAACCTGATAATCAACTTTATCTTATTCTATGATTTTTATAAGAAAACTTACAGTTCGAAGAAGACTAAAGCGAAATAA
- the LOC143375466 gene encoding very long chain fatty acid elongase 4-like isoform X2, protein MRDKSPYSCRRFIQFYNIFQIVTNALIVYHIFEVGWYQDYFPFCVKADYSFNPKPYKIATIIWYTYILKLIDYVETGVFVLRKKNRQISFLHLYHHVSSSAIGWFITKYFSHGMSLVVPVINCSIHVIMYIYYLLASIGPNMQSHLQPIKPIITVAQMVQFVVLIGISVQAFLPSCHGIKVQAVVLIVNLIINFILFYDFYKKTYSSKKTKAK, encoded by the exons ATGAGGGACAAATCACCGTACTCATGCCGCAGGTTCATTCAGTTCTACAATATCTTCCAAATCGTGACAAACGCTCTGATAGTGTACCATATATTCGAGGTTGGATGGTACCAGGACTATTTTCCCTTCTGTGTGAAGGCTGATTACTCCTTCAATCCGAAGCCGTATAAG ATAGCTACAATAATTTGGTACACGTATATCCTAAAGTTAATTGACTACGTCGAGACTGGCGTGTTTGTGCtcagaaagaaaaatcgacaaataTCGTTCCTGCACTTGTACCATCATGTTTCGTCGTCTGCAATCGGTTGGTTCATcacaaaatatttttcccatGGGATGTCTCTAGTAGTTCCGGTTATCAATTGCTCGATACACGTGATAATGTACATTTACTATCTATTGGCATCCATCGGACCGAACATGCAGTCCCACCTCCAACCAATAAAACCGATTATTACCGTAGCGCAAATG GTACAATTTGTGGTGCTGATAGGAATCTCAGTGCAGGCTTTCCTGCCTTCGTGTCATGGTATTAAAGTTCAAGCCGTTGTTCTAATAGTGAACCTGATAATCAACTTTATCTTATTCTATGATTTTTATAAGAAAACTTACAGTTCGAAGAAGACTAAAGCGAAATAA